Below is a genomic region from Streptococcus salivarius.
AGCTTCAGCTAAGGTTTCAAACTTGACAGTAGCGTCAGAGTGGTTGACAAACAATACAGGTTACTTGGTGACAATCAGTGTCAACGATAAATCTGGTAGTACTTTGTCAAGCAAGCGTGCTGGCTTGTCTGTTGAAGATGATTGGACAGTTTTCCCACGTTACGGTATCGTAGCAGGTTCGCCAACTGATCAAAACAGTATTCTTGTTAAAAATCTTGAAGCCTACCGTAAAGAGCTTGAGCTCATGAAGTCTATGAATATCAACTCATATTTCTTCTATGATGCTTATAATGAAGCTACAGATCCTTTCCCAGAGGGTGTCGATAGCTTTGTTCAAAAATGGAATACCTGGAGTCACACTCAGGTTGACACTAAGGCTGTTAAAGAATTGGTTGACCAAGTTCATAAGTCAGGTGCTGTTGCCATGCTTTATAACATGATTTCAGCAGATTCAAATCCAAAGAATCCAGCACTTCCTCTTGCTGCTTTGGCTTATAACTTCTACGATAGCTTTGGTAAGAAGGGTGAACCGATGACTTACACTATCGGTGATAACCCAACTCAAGTTTACTATGATCCGGCGAATCCAGATTGGCAAAAATACATCGCAGGTGTCATGAAGTCAGCTATGGATCGTATGGGATTCGATGGTTGGCAAGGTGATACAATTGGTGACAACCGTGTGACTGATTATGAGCACCGTAACAGTACAGACGAGGCTGACTCACACATGATGTCTGATTCCTATGCGTCATTTATTAATGCCATGAAGGACCTCATCGGTGAAAAGTACTACATCACAATCAATGATGTTAATGGTGGTAATGATGATAAACTAGCCAAGGCACGTCAAGATGTTGTTTATAATGAGCTTTGGACAAACGGTGGTTCAGTTATTCCAGGACGTATGCAGGTTGCCTATGGTGATTTGAAAGCACGTATCGATATGGTACGCAATAAAACTGGTAAATCACTTATCGTTGGTGCCTACATGGAAGAACCAGGTATTGACTATACTGTTCCTGGCGGAAAAGCAACTAACGGTGCGGGTAAAGATGCCCTTGCTGGTAAACCATTGCAAGCTGATGCGACACTTCTCGTAGATGCGACAGTAGCTGCAGCCGGTGGCTATCACATGTCCATTGCAGCCCTTGCCAATGCTAATGCAGCCCTTAACGTTCTTCAAAGTGCCTATTACCCAACTCAATACCTCAGTGTGGCTAAGGACACTATTCGTAAGCTTTACAATTACCAACAGTTCATCACTGCTTATGAAAATCTTCTCCGTGGTGAGGGTGTGACAAACAGCACTCAGTCTGTATCTACAAAGAATGCTTCTGGTGAAATCCTTTCTAAAGATGCTCTTGGTGTGACAGGAAATCAAGTTTGGACATTTGCTAAATCAGGAAAAGGTTTCTCAACTGTTCAAATGATTAATATGATGGGCATCAATGCGGGCTGGCATAATGAAGAGGGTTATGCGGACAATAAAACACCGGACGCTCAAGAAAATCTCACAGTTCGTCTTAGCCTAGCAGGTAAAACGGCTCAAGAAGCTGCTAAAATTGCCGATCAAGTCTATGTGACGTCACCAGATGATTGGGCAACTTCAAGCATGAAGAAGGCACAAGCAAGTCTTGAAACAGATGAAAATGGTCAACCAGTGCTTGTCATTTCAGTTCCTAAACTAACTCTTTGGAACATGCTCTATATCAAGGAAGACACAACAGCAACACCGGTAGAACCAGTTATCTTGAAACCAGTTACTAACCAAGCTGGTAAGAAAGTAGATAATACCGTAACATCTGAAGCAAGCTCAGAAACAGCTAAATCAGAAAATACAACAGTAACCAAAGATTCAGAGTCTCCAACTGATACTAAACCATCTGTTGAAGCTCCTAAACTCGATGAAACAACTAAACCAGCACCATCAGTTGACGAGTTAGTAAACTCAGCAGCTGTTCCAGTGGCGATAGCTGTGTCAGAGACCGCACATGATAAGAAAGATGACAACTCAGTATCTAATACGGATCAAGGTACAGTAGCATCAGATTCAATCACTACACCAGCTTCAGAGGCTGCAAGCACAGCTGCCTCAACAGTCTCATCAGAAGTATCAGAAAGTGTAACAGTATCATCGGAAGCATCAGAAACTGAAAATAGTTCAGTAGCATCAACTTCAGAGTCAGCAATTTCAACGACGACAGCAATTTCAGAATCACATGCAGTAGTTGAACCAGTGGCTTCTTTGACAGAATCAGAGAGTCAGGCAAGTACTAGCCTTGTTTCAGAAACTACAAGCACAATTGTCTCAGTTGCTCCGTCAGAAGTATCAGAAAGCACAACA
It encodes:
- a CDS encoding glycoside hydrolase family 66 protein, which translates into the protein MSKKVASTKLLSGLFVAGGVLGMNQVAKADNVVSSEATKPVITTEADNLVVVPTEAVAPVATTEVGPSTAAVATDTATTATASTIFSQAVPAESASSETLVASEALAPESAAVETITSSSDNATEAGRHSTAQVTPVTEVTEQNLNGDAYLTDPETTKAAYSKTDGDINYSVVVSNPTAETKTMTVNLTLQHASEIIGQDNVDLTLTAGASAKVSNLTVASEWLTNNTGYLVTISVNDKSGSTLSSKRAGLSVEDDWTVFPRYGIVAGSPTDQNSILVKNLEAYRKELELMKSMNINSYFFYDAYNEATDPFPEGVDSFVQKWNTWSHTQVDTKAVKELVDQVHKSGAVAMLYNMISADSNPKNPALPLAALAYNFYDSFGKKGEPMTYTIGDNPTQVYYDPANPDWQKYIAGVMKSAMDRMGFDGWQGDTIGDNRVTDYEHRNSTDEADSHMMSDSYASFINAMKDLIGEKYYITINDVNGGNDDKLAKARQDVVYNELWTNGGSVIPGRMQVAYGDLKARIDMVRNKTGKSLIVGAYMEEPGIDYTVPGGKATNGAGKDALAGKPLQADATLLVDATVAAAGGYHMSIAALANANAALNVLQSAYYPTQYLSVAKDTIRKLYNYQQFITAYENLLRGEGVTNSTQSVSTKNASGEILSKDALGVTGNQVWTFAKSGKGFSTVQMINMMGINAGWHNEEGYADNKTPDAQENLTVRLSLAGKTAQEAAKIADQVYVTSPDDWATSSMKKAQASLETDENGQPVLVISVPKLTLWNMLYIKEDTTATPVEPVILKPVTNQAGKKVDNTVTSEASSETAKSENTTVTKDSESPTDTKPSVEAPKLDETTKPAPSVDELVNSAAVPVAIAVSETAHDKKDDNSVSNTDQGTVASDSITTPASEAASTAASTVSSEVSESVTVSSEASETENSSVASTSESAISTTTAISESHAVVEPVASLTESESQASTSLVSETTSTIVSVAPSEVSESTTVSSKVSETDIISEASTSETSASESETSISTVVSESEVVEEPAVSLTESESQVSTSEVTSAISETVSTSEEVILDGLSENINSWNRLSVAPRVSETLPSTSETITEAASLFSNYARYSETASSESHSMVAASSEASIEKLAVSILKDTEGGLYDATTIRNIVEMIDSITTKVSYTRSSRQDLVNTASSDNTYNGSQDLNLASKTTTQAGEKGTTEDLKATIAKTAKSHKWGEHAVAILTAIVLAGAATLAGAATLAALRNFLMSKKVDK